From the Lathyrus oleraceus cultivar Zhongwan6 chromosome 4, CAAS_Psat_ZW6_1.0, whole genome shotgun sequence genome, one window contains:
- the LOC127075197 gene encoding probable LRR receptor-like serine/threonine-protein kinase At3g47570 isoform X2 has translation MRNLFSYLFLFWFSLYCFIACTTSNIKNIRTDESALLAFKSLITSDPYGMLANNWSTSYSVCNWVGVSCDKKHNRVNSLNLTNMGLRGTLSPNLGNLSFLVKLVLSNNSFGGQLPKEIGWLRRLKVLSFDTNEFVGAIPPALGDLSHLQHLDLNTNHFSSFIPQSIYNLSKLEHLDCGHNSLEGTIPPMIGRLHQLNNLSLNDNKMSGLIPKEISNISLLETLYLSSNNFSGPIPEEIAYLDKLEFLILLENNFSGSIPLKLFNISSLKYLLLEQNRLSGPIPEEIGYLNQPEAIALSNNNFNGSIPFRLFNMSRLIFLYLEQNHLSVSIFNASKLLELQLSYNSFSGTLSNHPFENLKFLNTFIIDHNDLTINDSLGFFTSLTSCRYLEYLLLSENQILPNLPRSIGNITSEYFVADSCGIDGNIPLEIGNMSNLLSFSLIGNNLNGPIPSTFKGLQKLQVLNLRYNGLQGSFIKELCEMESLSELYLDHNSLSSSLPSCLGNMTSLRTLNIGYNIFTSKIPSSLWSLKDILKINLSSNAFIGNLPSEIGNLRAIVLLDLSKNHISSKIPTTITFLKTLQNLSFAHNQFYGPIPTLLGDMVGLISLDLSQNMLTGVIPKSLTSLLYLQNINFSYNSLQGEIPDGGPFKNFTSQSFMHNEALCGNPRLQVPPCGGKHVKKSSTTKKLLMKCILPIVLSTILVVASIILLKHKRKKVENNLEKGLSTLGAPRRISYYELVQATNGFNEDNLLGRGGFGSVYHGKLPDGEMIAVKVIDLQSEEKSRTFDAECNAMRNLRHRNLVKIISSCSNLDFKSLVMEFMPNGSVDKWLYSNNYCLNFMQRLNIMIDVASALEYLHHGSPIPVVHCDLKPTNVLLDEDMVAHVSDFGIAKLMDEGQSKTHTDTLATIGYLAPEYGSEGIVSIRGDVYSYGIMLLEIFTRRKPTDDIFVGDLSLKTWISGSLPNSILEVLDSNLIQQNGEQQMDKILTHMSSIFGLALNCCEHSPEARINMIDVKSTLIKIKTLIFGRSVV, from the exons CTTGTTCTCTCCAACAATAGTTTTGGTGGCCAACTTCCCAAAGAGATAGGTTGGTTGCGACGATTAAAGGTTCTATCTTTCGACACTAACGAGTTTGTTGGAGCAATTCCTCCGGCTTTAGGAGATTTATCTCATCTTCAACATTTAGATCTCAACACTAACCATTTCAGTAGTTTTATCCCTCAGTCAATATACAACTTGTCTAAGTTAGAGCACTTGGATTGTGGACATAACTCCCTTGAAGGAACCATTCCACCAATGATCGGACGACTTCATCAATTGAACAATTTGTCTCTTAATGACAACAAGATGTCCGGCCTCATACCTAAAGAAATCTCAAACATATCTTTACTTGAAACTTTATATTTATCTTCTAACAATTTTTCAG GTCCAATACCCGAGGAGATTGCTTATCTTGACAAACTTGAGTTCCTAATACTACTAGAGAACAATTTTAGTGGATCTATTCCTTTAAAATTATTCAACATATCATCACTCAAATACTTGCTGCTTGAACAAAATCGCCTCTCAG GTCCAATACCTGAGGAGATTGGTTATCTTAATCAACCTGAGGCTATAGCATTATCAAACAACAACTTTAATGGCTCTATTCCTTTCAGACTCTTCAACATGTCAAGACTCATTTTCTTGTATCTTGAACAGAATCATCTCTCCG TGAGCATATTCAACGCTTCTAAGCTTCTGGAATTACAATTGAGTTACAACTCTTTCAGTGGAACTTTGTCCAATCATCCTTTTGAAAATTTGAAGTTCCTCAACACATTTATTATAGATCACAATGATTTGACCATTAATGATTCTCTTGGATTCTTTACTTCATTGACAAGTTGTAGATATTTGGAATATCTACTCTTATCGGAGAATCAAATATTACCCAATCTTCCTCGGTCAATTGGAAACATAACTTCAGAATACTTTGTTGCAGATTCATGCGGAATTGACGGTAATATTCCCTTAGAGATTGGAAACATGAGCAATTTGTTAAGTTTTTCTCTGATTGGGAATAATTTAAATGGACCAATACCTAGTACATTCAAAGGGTTACAAAAACTTCAGGTATTGAACCTTCGCTACAATGGACTACAAGGATCATTTATTAAGGAGCTATGTGAAATGGAGAGTTTGAGTGAGTTGTATCTAGATCATAATAGCCTTTCTAGTTCTTTACCATCTTGTTTGGGAAATATGACTTCTCTTAGAACTTTAAACATAGGATATAATATTTTTACCTCTAAGATCCCTTCCTCTCTTTGGAGTCTCAAAGATATCTTAAAGATAAATTTGTCCTCTAATGCTTTCATTGGTAATCTTCCATCTGAGATTGGGAATTTGAGAGCAATTGTATTATTAGATCTTTCAAAAAATCATATTTCAAGCAAAATTCCTACAACCATCACTTTCTTAAAAACATTGCAGAATCTCTCTTTCGCGCACAACCAATTCTATGGGCCAATTCCCACATTACTTGGTGACATGGTAGGCTTGATCTCCTTGGACTTATCCCAAAATATGCTAACTGGTGTTATTCCAAAATCTTTAACATCACTTTTGTATCTTCAAAACATCAACTTTTCATACAATAGTTTACAAGGAGAGATTCCTGATGGTGGACCTTTCAAGAATTTCACATCCCAGTCTTTTATGCATAATGAAGCACTTTGCGGAAATCCTCGCCTACAAGTTCCTCCATGTGGTGGTAAACATGTTAAGAAAAGTTCAACGACAAAGAAGCTATTAATGAAATGCATACTTCCCATAGTACTGTCAACCATTTTGGTTGTTGCAAGCATAATACTTTTAAAACATAAACGGAAAAAGGTTGAAAATAATCTTGAAAAGGGTTTATCTACTTTAGGAGCTCCAAGAAGAATTTCTTATTATGAACTTGTGCAAGCAACAAATGGTTTCAATGAGGATAATTTACTTGGAAGGGGTGGCTTTGGCTCTGTGTATCACGGAAAGCTTCCCGATGGTGAGATGATTGCAGTTAAAGTAATTGATTTGCAGTCAGAGGAAAAATCAAGAACCTTTGATGCAGAATGCAATGCAATGAGAAATCTACGACATCGAAATCTGGTTAAGATTATTAGCAGTTGTTCAAATCTTGATTTCAAATCATTGGTGATGGAGTTCATGCCAAATGGAAGTGTGGACAAATGGTTATATTCAAATAACTATTGTTTGAATTTCATGCAAAGGTTAAATATAATGATAGATGTTGCATCTGCATTGGAATATCTCCATCATGGTTCTCCAATACCAGTGGTTCATTGTGACCTAAAGCCTACAAATGTGTTGCTGGATGAAGATATGGTTGCACATGTTAGTGATTTCGGTATTGCGAAGCTCATGGATGAAGGACAATCTAAAACTCATACAGATACTTTGGCTACTATTGGATACCTTGCACCAG AATATGGATCCGAAGGAATTGTTTCTATCAGAGGAGATGTGTACAGCTATGGGATAATGCTATTGGAAATTTTCACAAGAAGAAAACCAACTGATGATATATTTGTTGGAGATCTAAGTTTGAAAACATGGATCAGTGGATCATTGCCTAATTCAATTTTGGAAGTCTTGGATTCTAATTTAATCCAACAGAACGGAGAACAACAAATGGATAAGATATTGACACACATGTCATCTATTTTTGGTTTAGCCCTGAATTGTTGTGAACATTCACCTGAAGCAAGAATCAATATGATAGATGTTAAATCAACGCTTATCAAAATCAAGACTTTGATTTTTGGCAGAAGTGTGGTCTAG
- the LOC127075197 gene encoding probable LRR receptor-like serine/threonine-protein kinase At3g47570 isoform X1, giving the protein MRNLFSYLFLFWFSLYCFIACTTSNIKNIRTDESALLAFKSLITSDPYGMLANNWSTSYSVCNWVGVSCDKKHNRVNSLNLTNMGLRGTLSPNLGNLSFLVKLVLSNNSFGGQLPKEIGWLRRLKVLSFDTNEFVGAIPPALGDLSHLQHLDLNTNHFSSFIPQSIYNLSKLEHLDCGHNSLEGTIPPMIGRLHQLNNLSLNDNKMSGLIPKEISNISLLETLYLSSNNFSGPIPEEIAYLDKLEFLILLENNFSGSIPLKLFNISSLKYLLLEQNRLSGPIPEEIGYLNQPEAIALSNNNFNGSIPFRLFNMSRLIFLYLEQNHLSGIIPFITNLPRLQVLHLNNNNFVGNIPVSIFNASKLLELQLSYNSFSGTLSNHPFENLKFLNTFIIDHNDLTINDSLGFFTSLTSCRYLEYLLLSENQILPNLPRSIGNITSEYFVADSCGIDGNIPLEIGNMSNLLSFSLIGNNLNGPIPSTFKGLQKLQVLNLRYNGLQGSFIKELCEMESLSELYLDHNSLSSSLPSCLGNMTSLRTLNIGYNIFTSKIPSSLWSLKDILKINLSSNAFIGNLPSEIGNLRAIVLLDLSKNHISSKIPTTITFLKTLQNLSFAHNQFYGPIPTLLGDMVGLISLDLSQNMLTGVIPKSLTSLLYLQNINFSYNSLQGEIPDGGPFKNFTSQSFMHNEALCGNPRLQVPPCGGKHVKKSSTTKKLLMKCILPIVLSTILVVASIILLKHKRKKVENNLEKGLSTLGAPRRISYYELVQATNGFNEDNLLGRGGFGSVYHGKLPDGEMIAVKVIDLQSEEKSRTFDAECNAMRNLRHRNLVKIISSCSNLDFKSLVMEFMPNGSVDKWLYSNNYCLNFMQRLNIMIDVASALEYLHHGSPIPVVHCDLKPTNVLLDEDMVAHVSDFGIAKLMDEGQSKTHTDTLATIGYLAPEYGSEGIVSIRGDVYSYGIMLLEIFTRRKPTDDIFVGDLSLKTWISGSLPNSILEVLDSNLIQQNGEQQMDKILTHMSSIFGLALNCCEHSPEARINMIDVKSTLIKIKTLIFGRSVV; this is encoded by the exons CTTGTTCTCTCCAACAATAGTTTTGGTGGCCAACTTCCCAAAGAGATAGGTTGGTTGCGACGATTAAAGGTTCTATCTTTCGACACTAACGAGTTTGTTGGAGCAATTCCTCCGGCTTTAGGAGATTTATCTCATCTTCAACATTTAGATCTCAACACTAACCATTTCAGTAGTTTTATCCCTCAGTCAATATACAACTTGTCTAAGTTAGAGCACTTGGATTGTGGACATAACTCCCTTGAAGGAACCATTCCACCAATGATCGGACGACTTCATCAATTGAACAATTTGTCTCTTAATGACAACAAGATGTCCGGCCTCATACCTAAAGAAATCTCAAACATATCTTTACTTGAAACTTTATATTTATCTTCTAACAATTTTTCAG GTCCAATACCCGAGGAGATTGCTTATCTTGACAAACTTGAGTTCCTAATACTACTAGAGAACAATTTTAGTGGATCTATTCCTTTAAAATTATTCAACATATCATCACTCAAATACTTGCTGCTTGAACAAAATCGCCTCTCAG GTCCAATACCTGAGGAGATTGGTTATCTTAATCAACCTGAGGCTATAGCATTATCAAACAACAACTTTAATGGCTCTATTCCTTTCAGACTCTTCAACATGTCAAGACTCATTTTCTTGTATCTTGAACAGAATCATCTCTCCGGTATAATACCATTTATTACAAATCTTCCTAGACTTCAAGTACTACACTTGAATAATAACAATTTTGTTGGAAATATTCCAGTGAGCATATTCAACGCTTCTAAGCTTCTGGAATTACAATTGAGTTACAACTCTTTCAGTGGAACTTTGTCCAATCATCCTTTTGAAAATTTGAAGTTCCTCAACACATTTATTATAGATCACAATGATTTGACCATTAATGATTCTCTTGGATTCTTTACTTCATTGACAAGTTGTAGATATTTGGAATATCTACTCTTATCGGAGAATCAAATATTACCCAATCTTCCTCGGTCAATTGGAAACATAACTTCAGAATACTTTGTTGCAGATTCATGCGGAATTGACGGTAATATTCCCTTAGAGATTGGAAACATGAGCAATTTGTTAAGTTTTTCTCTGATTGGGAATAATTTAAATGGACCAATACCTAGTACATTCAAAGGGTTACAAAAACTTCAGGTATTGAACCTTCGCTACAATGGACTACAAGGATCATTTATTAAGGAGCTATGTGAAATGGAGAGTTTGAGTGAGTTGTATCTAGATCATAATAGCCTTTCTAGTTCTTTACCATCTTGTTTGGGAAATATGACTTCTCTTAGAACTTTAAACATAGGATATAATATTTTTACCTCTAAGATCCCTTCCTCTCTTTGGAGTCTCAAAGATATCTTAAAGATAAATTTGTCCTCTAATGCTTTCATTGGTAATCTTCCATCTGAGATTGGGAATTTGAGAGCAATTGTATTATTAGATCTTTCAAAAAATCATATTTCAAGCAAAATTCCTACAACCATCACTTTCTTAAAAACATTGCAGAATCTCTCTTTCGCGCACAACCAATTCTATGGGCCAATTCCCACATTACTTGGTGACATGGTAGGCTTGATCTCCTTGGACTTATCCCAAAATATGCTAACTGGTGTTATTCCAAAATCTTTAACATCACTTTTGTATCTTCAAAACATCAACTTTTCATACAATAGTTTACAAGGAGAGATTCCTGATGGTGGACCTTTCAAGAATTTCACATCCCAGTCTTTTATGCATAATGAAGCACTTTGCGGAAATCCTCGCCTACAAGTTCCTCCATGTGGTGGTAAACATGTTAAGAAAAGTTCAACGACAAAGAAGCTATTAATGAAATGCATACTTCCCATAGTACTGTCAACCATTTTGGTTGTTGCAAGCATAATACTTTTAAAACATAAACGGAAAAAGGTTGAAAATAATCTTGAAAAGGGTTTATCTACTTTAGGAGCTCCAAGAAGAATTTCTTATTATGAACTTGTGCAAGCAACAAATGGTTTCAATGAGGATAATTTACTTGGAAGGGGTGGCTTTGGCTCTGTGTATCACGGAAAGCTTCCCGATGGTGAGATGATTGCAGTTAAAGTAATTGATTTGCAGTCAGAGGAAAAATCAAGAACCTTTGATGCAGAATGCAATGCAATGAGAAATCTACGACATCGAAATCTGGTTAAGATTATTAGCAGTTGTTCAAATCTTGATTTCAAATCATTGGTGATGGAGTTCATGCCAAATGGAAGTGTGGACAAATGGTTATATTCAAATAACTATTGTTTGAATTTCATGCAAAGGTTAAATATAATGATAGATGTTGCATCTGCATTGGAATATCTCCATCATGGTTCTCCAATACCAGTGGTTCATTGTGACCTAAAGCCTACAAATGTGTTGCTGGATGAAGATATGGTTGCACATGTTAGTGATTTCGGTATTGCGAAGCTCATGGATGAAGGACAATCTAAAACTCATACAGATACTTTGGCTACTATTGGATACCTTGCACCAG AATATGGATCCGAAGGAATTGTTTCTATCAGAGGAGATGTGTACAGCTATGGGATAATGCTATTGGAAATTTTCACAAGAAGAAAACCAACTGATGATATATTTGTTGGAGATCTAAGTTTGAAAACATGGATCAGTGGATCATTGCCTAATTCAATTTTGGAAGTCTTGGATTCTAATTTAATCCAACAGAACGGAGAACAACAAATGGATAAGATATTGACACACATGTCATCTATTTTTGGTTTAGCCCTGAATTGTTGTGAACATTCACCTGAAGCAAGAATCAATATGATAGATGTTAAATCAACGCTTATCAAAATCAAGACTTTGATTTTTGGCAGAAGTGTGGTCTAG
- the LOC127075197 gene encoding probable LRR receptor-like serine/threonine-protein kinase At3g47570 isoform X3, producing the protein MRNLFSYLFLFWFSLYCFIACTTSNIKNIRTDESALLAFKSLITSDPYGMLANNWSTSYSVCNWVGVSCDKKHNRVNSLNLTNMGLRGTLSPNLGNLSFLVKLVLSNNSFGGQLPKEIGWLRRLKVLSFDTNEFVGAIPPALGDLSHLQHLDLNTNHFSSFIPQSIYNLSKLEHLDCGHNSLEGTIPPMIGRLHQLNNLSLNDNKMSGLIPKEISNISLLETLYLSSNNFSGPIPEEIGYLNQPEAIALSNNNFNGSIPFRLFNMSRLIFLYLEQNHLSGIIPFITNLPRLQVLHLNNNNFVGNIPVSIFNASKLLELQLSYNSFSGTLSNHPFENLKFLNTFIIDHNDLTINDSLGFFTSLTSCRYLEYLLLSENQILPNLPRSIGNITSEYFVADSCGIDGNIPLEIGNMSNLLSFSLIGNNLNGPIPSTFKGLQKLQVLNLRYNGLQGSFIKELCEMESLSELYLDHNSLSSSLPSCLGNMTSLRTLNIGYNIFTSKIPSSLWSLKDILKINLSSNAFIGNLPSEIGNLRAIVLLDLSKNHISSKIPTTITFLKTLQNLSFAHNQFYGPIPTLLGDMVGLISLDLSQNMLTGVIPKSLTSLLYLQNINFSYNSLQGEIPDGGPFKNFTSQSFMHNEALCGNPRLQVPPCGGKHVKKSSTTKKLLMKCILPIVLSTILVVASIILLKHKRKKVENNLEKGLSTLGAPRRISYYELVQATNGFNEDNLLGRGGFGSVYHGKLPDGEMIAVKVIDLQSEEKSRTFDAECNAMRNLRHRNLVKIISSCSNLDFKSLVMEFMPNGSVDKWLYSNNYCLNFMQRLNIMIDVASALEYLHHGSPIPVVHCDLKPTNVLLDEDMVAHVSDFGIAKLMDEGQSKTHTDTLATIGYLAPEYGSEGIVSIRGDVYSYGIMLLEIFTRRKPTDDIFVGDLSLKTWISGSLPNSILEVLDSNLIQQNGEQQMDKILTHMSSIFGLALNCCEHSPEARINMIDVKSTLIKIKTLIFGRSVV; encoded by the exons CTTGTTCTCTCCAACAATAGTTTTGGTGGCCAACTTCCCAAAGAGATAGGTTGGTTGCGACGATTAAAGGTTCTATCTTTCGACACTAACGAGTTTGTTGGAGCAATTCCTCCGGCTTTAGGAGATTTATCTCATCTTCAACATTTAGATCTCAACACTAACCATTTCAGTAGTTTTATCCCTCAGTCAATATACAACTTGTCTAAGTTAGAGCACTTGGATTGTGGACATAACTCCCTTGAAGGAACCATTCCACCAATGATCGGACGACTTCATCAATTGAACAATTTGTCTCTTAATGACAACAAGATGTCCGGCCTCATACCTAAAGAAATCTCAAACATATCTTTACTTGAAACTTTATATTTATCTTCTAACAATTTTTCAG GTCCAATACCTGAGGAGATTGGTTATCTTAATCAACCTGAGGCTATAGCATTATCAAACAACAACTTTAATGGCTCTATTCCTTTCAGACTCTTCAACATGTCAAGACTCATTTTCTTGTATCTTGAACAGAATCATCTCTCCGGTATAATACCATTTATTACAAATCTTCCTAGACTTCAAGTACTACACTTGAATAATAACAATTTTGTTGGAAATATTCCAGTGAGCATATTCAACGCTTCTAAGCTTCTGGAATTACAATTGAGTTACAACTCTTTCAGTGGAACTTTGTCCAATCATCCTTTTGAAAATTTGAAGTTCCTCAACACATTTATTATAGATCACAATGATTTGACCATTAATGATTCTCTTGGATTCTTTACTTCATTGACAAGTTGTAGATATTTGGAATATCTACTCTTATCGGAGAATCAAATATTACCCAATCTTCCTCGGTCAATTGGAAACATAACTTCAGAATACTTTGTTGCAGATTCATGCGGAATTGACGGTAATATTCCCTTAGAGATTGGAAACATGAGCAATTTGTTAAGTTTTTCTCTGATTGGGAATAATTTAAATGGACCAATACCTAGTACATTCAAAGGGTTACAAAAACTTCAGGTATTGAACCTTCGCTACAATGGACTACAAGGATCATTTATTAAGGAGCTATGTGAAATGGAGAGTTTGAGTGAGTTGTATCTAGATCATAATAGCCTTTCTAGTTCTTTACCATCTTGTTTGGGAAATATGACTTCTCTTAGAACTTTAAACATAGGATATAATATTTTTACCTCTAAGATCCCTTCCTCTCTTTGGAGTCTCAAAGATATCTTAAAGATAAATTTGTCCTCTAATGCTTTCATTGGTAATCTTCCATCTGAGATTGGGAATTTGAGAGCAATTGTATTATTAGATCTTTCAAAAAATCATATTTCAAGCAAAATTCCTACAACCATCACTTTCTTAAAAACATTGCAGAATCTCTCTTTCGCGCACAACCAATTCTATGGGCCAATTCCCACATTACTTGGTGACATGGTAGGCTTGATCTCCTTGGACTTATCCCAAAATATGCTAACTGGTGTTATTCCAAAATCTTTAACATCACTTTTGTATCTTCAAAACATCAACTTTTCATACAATAGTTTACAAGGAGAGATTCCTGATGGTGGACCTTTCAAGAATTTCACATCCCAGTCTTTTATGCATAATGAAGCACTTTGCGGAAATCCTCGCCTACAAGTTCCTCCATGTGGTGGTAAACATGTTAAGAAAAGTTCAACGACAAAGAAGCTATTAATGAAATGCATACTTCCCATAGTACTGTCAACCATTTTGGTTGTTGCAAGCATAATACTTTTAAAACATAAACGGAAAAAGGTTGAAAATAATCTTGAAAAGGGTTTATCTACTTTAGGAGCTCCAAGAAGAATTTCTTATTATGAACTTGTGCAAGCAACAAATGGTTTCAATGAGGATAATTTACTTGGAAGGGGTGGCTTTGGCTCTGTGTATCACGGAAAGCTTCCCGATGGTGAGATGATTGCAGTTAAAGTAATTGATTTGCAGTCAGAGGAAAAATCAAGAACCTTTGATGCAGAATGCAATGCAATGAGAAATCTACGACATCGAAATCTGGTTAAGATTATTAGCAGTTGTTCAAATCTTGATTTCAAATCATTGGTGATGGAGTTCATGCCAAATGGAAGTGTGGACAAATGGTTATATTCAAATAACTATTGTTTGAATTTCATGCAAAGGTTAAATATAATGATAGATGTTGCATCTGCATTGGAATATCTCCATCATGGTTCTCCAATACCAGTGGTTCATTGTGACCTAAAGCCTACAAATGTGTTGCTGGATGAAGATATGGTTGCACATGTTAGTGATTTCGGTATTGCGAAGCTCATGGATGAAGGACAATCTAAAACTCATACAGATACTTTGGCTACTATTGGATACCTTGCACCAG AATATGGATCCGAAGGAATTGTTTCTATCAGAGGAGATGTGTACAGCTATGGGATAATGCTATTGGAAATTTTCACAAGAAGAAAACCAACTGATGATATATTTGTTGGAGATCTAAGTTTGAAAACATGGATCAGTGGATCATTGCCTAATTCAATTTTGGAAGTCTTGGATTCTAATTTAATCCAACAGAACGGAGAACAACAAATGGATAAGATATTGACACACATGTCATCTATTTTTGGTTTAGCCCTGAATTGTTGTGAACATTCACCTGAAGCAAGAATCAATATGATAGATGTTAAATCAACGCTTATCAAAATCAAGACTTTGATTTTTGGCAGAAGTGTGGTCTAG